The sequence below is a genomic window from Gopherus evgoodei ecotype Sinaloan lineage chromosome 9, rGopEvg1_v1.p, whole genome shotgun sequence.
ATCACTCCAGAGGGTCCAGATGGGCCAATGGAGCTGAAATCCAGCGGCCGTTGAATACAAGGGTCCCGGTCCCGGCCAGCAAGACCGTGTCTATTTGCAAAGCCTGTGTGTGAGGCAGGGTCCCAGGTGCAGCCGCGGTCCCCAGCTGCTCGGCCCCCTGCGGTTAGAAGGCCAGTTTCTTCATCAGGAGGTAAACCCTGGAATCCACTTCGAAGCCGTGCAGGTTGTTGGCATCTCCCTGGAGTCTCATGAGCAGCCCCCCATAGGACACGTAGGCAGAACtagggcaggagaggggcagaggtgaGAACAGGATCCCACGAATCAGGGAGGGGGCATCACCTCCAGGCTCCAGAAGCCTTAGTAGCCAAGAGACAGCCATAGTTGCTCACCTCCCCGGTGTCAGAGGGCCCACTCGTGGCTAAAGGGAGCCCCTGGCTACCGCCTCCATCCATCACCTCTGGGAATTAGGAGCCTGCTAGGTGAGAGGGCTGTGGTGGGCAGAGCTCAGTGTCCCAGTGTTTCCCTTAGGGATCCATTAGCGACTCTAGACCATGCTGTCCCCTCCCTTGACTACTCCAAGCTCTGGGCACCGTGCTCTGGAGGGGCACAGAACTGCACCACCTCTCGTGGACAACAGGGAAGTGGCATGGGGGGTAGGGGCAAGCAGGATACTTACAGGCGTGTGGCTGCCTCCGTTGATGTTTCATCTCCCTCAATCCTGTAAACCTTCCCGTACATCACATACTCAAACTGGTCGGCCCTGCGCGCAACAAGACagtgggggtggagagaggtGCACACCCACAGACTTGACCCTCCTGCCCAAAGCAAACATCCATCAGGGTAAAGCACCAGATGGTTCCTGGAAAGCCACCTGGCACCCTCTGCACTCCTGCAATGACCCTGAATGTAGCACAGTCTGGCCTCTGCCCCCACAGCACACACGTGCGATCCAGCCCTATGGAGCCACCAATGGCCACCGCCAGCCCAAGCAACAAGTAACCCCCTGGCGAATAGGGAAAGGGAGCTACAGAAGCAGGGCCGCCAAGAACAGGCAGGGGCTGCCCAGATACAACTGCAATGATGTAGAAATGGTCACGGACACGAGAATTTAGAAACCAAAAAATAAACAGAGGACGGATAAAAATGAAAGAtgagaaggaaaacagagagagagaggggggaaaagtgAACGGGGGAAGGACAAGAGAGTGGGCACCAAGCAGACGTGCCAGGAGAGCCAGCAGTGCCCAGCTGCCAACTGACCACAAGGGGACTCCACCAGACAAAGGCTGGGAACCCTTTAGCTCCTTCTCCCAGGGTTTACAGGCCACACTGTTCAGGCAGCGACACTGACCCAGGGCAGCTCCCCAACTCCACGCATTCCCCACTGCCGGTACCCCTTTGTTCACTGTCCTCGGCCAGTTCGGATCCCCATGAGAGTTAACCAGACCCAACCCAAGGGGAATTCATACTGGGGACTGCACGAGACACTATTGAATTCTTGGCTACTTCCTGCCGTGTTACAGCTCCGTGCAGCATCCTGCCCCATTACCTGGACGGCCTGTCGTCAGTGGGGTTATACTCCCCATCATCCAGGGTCCCATCTTCATACAAGGTGCTGGCGATAACTAGGCGGAATTTGTCACCTGGAACACACAATAGAGGCAGGAGGTAAAAGGAAAGTCTCCAGTCACTGGCCACATGATCCCACGCACACaagggcaggggaaaggaagCAACACAGAAACTGGAGCACACCAGGAGTCCTAGCTGTATGGCAGTTCAAAGGTGCTCAGTGGCAAAGATGAGCGAGTCACATGTGAACTGGCTCCTAGCCCGATCTGGCCAGTCACCAGGGCCCACAATATTCAGGGCTCCCAGTTCCAGAGATGGGTGGTCAGGGATACTCAGCAGCACATCCAGGTGATGCACTCTTGAGTAGCACGGACTCCAGAGGTCATGGAGCTGTCAGGCAGGTGAAGAGCATCTCTCCTCACATCACAGCTGTTTGTGGCCACTGGATGCAGTGAAGGCCCCTTTCCTTCAGAATGGCAGCATGCATGTGAGGGCTTACTGCACTTTAAAATCACACACTTCAGATGCACACCTTTCCTTAATCTGAATGCATATCCTGGGCAGACAAGCCCCCAGTGTTATGGGCTCTCACTCAGCAGGTGCTGCCTGTTACAGGGATTATCAGTTGCCAGCCTGCGAGCACTCTACATACGTACCCAGGTCCACGGGGTAGATCTGTATATTCACATCCAGGATTAGGTCCATCTTGAAAGACTCACTTTCACAATGCAGGCGAGAAACTGGAAGAGAGGGAGCCGAACCAGTGACACATGAGATGATGATACAGCCCAGATACAACCCCAGATCCTGGGGGGAGGGAATTATGGGGCCTGTCCTCTCAAGAGCCTCAATCCCAATTTAGCCTCCAATCTGGGGTCAGGGGGGTTATGGAACCTGTCCCCGACTCGGTCCCAATCCAGCCctcaaggggtgtgtgtgtgggggcctGCCCCCTGCAGAACCTGGGTCCTGATCCAGCCCCAGATCTGGGGTGTGTGAGAAGGGGGGGTTATGTGGCTGTTCCTCCCTATGGCCTGGGTCCCGATCCAGCCCCGGCCCTGGCGGGCGGGGCGTAGGGGGCTGCCCCCCTAGGGCTGGGTTGGATCCAGCCCCAgacccggcgggggggggggagaatatgGGGCCGGCCCCCCCAGGGCTGGGTCCCGATCCAGCCCTGGCAGGCAGGGTGTATGGGGCTGCCCCCCCTGGGGCTGGGTTCGATCCAGCCCCAGACCCGGCAGGGGGGAGGATATGGGGCTGCCCCCCCAGGGCTGGGTCCCGATCCAGCCCCAGATCCGGCGGAGGGGGGGCGATATGGGGCTGCTCCCCCTAGGGCTGGGTCCCAATCCAGCCCCAGATCGGGGGGCGAGTGCAGTATGGGGCTGCCCCCCCTAGGGCTGGGTCCCGATCCAGCCCCAGATCCGGCGGGGGGAGGGTACggggctgcccccccccagggctgGATCCCGATCCAGCCCCAGATCTGGCGGGGGGGAGGGTACGGGGCTGCCGCCCCTAGGGCTGGGTCCCGATCCAGCCCCAGAtccagcgggggggagggggtatgggactgccccccccagggctGGGTCCAGATCCAGCCCCAGatccggcggggggggggggggggggatgggctgCCCCCACTAGGGCTGGGTTCGATCCAGCCCCAGACCCGGCGGGGGGGAGGATATGGGGCTGCCCCCCCAGGGCTGGGTCCCGATCCAGCCCTGGCGGGCGGGGCGTAGGGGGCTGCCCCCCCTAGGGCTGGGCCCCGATCCAGCCCCAGAACCGGCGGGGGGGGGTTTATGGGGCTGTTCCCTCCGCGCCCTGGCGGGAGGGCCCCGGGGGAGGgaggccccggccccggccccggccccactcACCCCGGTCGAATTTCTTGCCCTCGGGGTCGATGTCCTTCACGTCGAAGATGTCCTCGAAGAGGATCCCGGCCATGGCGAGCGGGGGGCGGCGAGCGCGCACCCAGCGCAGGGGCTCGGAGCCTCACTTCCGGCCAGCCCGCGCCCGCTCCAGCCCACGCGGAGCCGCCATGTCAGTGCGGGGCGGAAGCACGTTGCCCGGGAGTGCGCTGCGCATGCGTACAGGGTTCCTCGTGGCTTGCCTCAGGGGCGGAGACAGGGCTCGTTCACCTCCCCCGTCGCCCCTCTGCCTGTGGcgccccggacgcctgggttgtGTCCGCGTCCGCTCCACCTGCGGGCAGCGCCAGTAGGGGCGTTAGGTGCCCCGCCCCAGAGAGCAGCCTCCCCCAAACCACTCCCGCCCCCCTTGTCCCCTGAGGCGCGAGAGCCAGACAGCGCCGGGCACCGCGACCCTACACAAAcacccagggcagcagcagcagcagcgacccCCGCTCCGCACAACCCCCGCGGGGGGGAAACCACCTGGCTGCGGGGGTGTGAGCCTCACCCGATCTCACgcgggcgggggggggtctcCTGATCTCTCAGGCCCAGGGGTGTGTCTGGGGGCGGGGCCGCCCTTTAAACTCCCGGCTGCACGCGGACATTGTTTCAAAACGCCCTGCGGTTCCCACGCAGGTGTGGTGTCTGCTGAGCTGTCGGTCCCTACCCGGGAGGGCAAGCCAAGGCCCCTGGCCGGTTCCTGCCTGACCAGCGCCCCCCGTGTGTCAGCCCCTGCTAggtggggcgggggcttgggggCCCGACTTGCAGCGGAGCAGATGCTGTCCAAGTGCCTGGGCTTCTCATTAACAAATTGCAATTAAATATGTACACAGATTTCTCTGTCCTGCTGTCCCTGagactcccccgccccccagatctccctccctcctgtcccTCCCCTGCACTAGGGCCAACAACAGCCCCCTGCGCGGGGAGCCGCTAGCCCCCAGCCCGCTGGTGAGGAGCCCAGCCCCGGGGATCGCAGGAGGCGGTGCTGAGCCTCCCGcattcccgggggggggggcatagcAGCTGCTTCTCCTTCAGAGGCGCCTGCCCACAAGCGCTGCACACCTGGTAGCCCCGGGAGAGGAGGAGCCGGAGCTTTGCCCTGTCAGCTGCGGGCTCGCTCGGTTCCGCCCGGGGCTTGGTGGATCCTGGTGCAGGCCGCGTAGGGGGGCTGGGGCGAGCCGGGGCCTCCAGCGATGTGCACCTAGGAAGGGCTGGCGAGGGGCCACGGCTGCCCGGCTAGGCACCGAGGCTgtgcgcagcagcagcagcgatggCCCCTGGCAGCAGAGACGTCGCAGCCGGGTTCTGAGTCCTGCAGGGAACCGGCACCTCCACAGCCACgggcaggaaagcagcaggaTCTATGGAGTATCAGAGGAAGAAGAAATTGACCAACTTCACCATTGGGCTCCTCTTCCTGTCGGGAGGGATTGAATACGGtgagcactgggggcagggggtgatgggtagggggcagggggtgatgcCCTGCCAGCCAGGCCGGGCACTCAGTGGTAGACCATAACCCGGAGGGTGACTCCAGACACCTCCACTCTCTTTGCCCCCCCACGTGgcctctgcagagctgctgcgcCAATAGGGGGCACCCACCCTCCTAGTCCCGCTTTGTCCATGAATGACAAACCCGCTGGTTTAGGTCCTATAGGTGGAAGCCCTGTCCCTGAGGGTGGGTTTGCGAGTCTGGTCCCATCAGTGTAGCGACTGAGCCTTGTGGATGTTAGTGGACCTGGTGGACAGGGTGAGTCTCTGTCTCGACATgtcacaaatggggaaactgaggcacggtgggGGGAATGACTTGCCTGAAGTCAGGCAGCAAGTTGGCGGCAGAGTTGGGctctgattctggcctgcattcTGGACCCTTTGTGCTGCAGTGGGGTCCCCCCCACCAGTCAGGTATCCCCCTGGCCCAGTGGGGTTCTGTGGATAGGGCTGGCACAATGGGCCCAGCTCTTGTTATAGGGGTACGGCTGCCCCACTCTGCACTCCAGCTATTCTAGACGGTCACAG
It includes:
- the POLR2H gene encoding DNA-directed RNA polymerases I, II, and III subunit RPABC3, producing MAGILFEDIFDVKDIDPEGKKFDRVSRLHCESESFKMDLILDVNIQIYPVDLGDKFRLVIASTLYEDGTLDDGEYNPTDDRPSRADQFEYVMYGKVYRIEGDETSTEAATRLSAYVSYGGLLMRLQGDANNLHGFEVDSRVYLLMKKLAF